AGATCTGCCTGCTGATGCGGTTGCGCGCGTCCTGCTCGTCGAGGCCCCTGCTGCTGACGAGCCGGCTCACGCGCTCTTCCGGGTCGACATCCACCACGATGGTCAGGTCCATCTCCTCGTCGAGGCCGAGCTCCACGAGCAGGGGCATGTCGTAAACGGCCGCGGCCGCGCCCTGCGCCTCCAGCACGTTAAAGCGCCGGTCCGATTCCGCGCGGATCGCCGGGTGGGTAATCGCGTTGAGAGTGCGCGTACGCTCCTCGTCCGAAAACGCCCTGCGGGCGAGTTCCGCGCGGTCGAGGCTGCCGTCATCAAGCACAATGTCATCGCCAAACGCTTTGGCGACTTCGGCCAGGACCGGCGAGCCTGGCTCCATGTTGTCGCGCGCGACCTGGTCCGCGTCGACGACCGGGTAGCCAGCTTCGCGCAAAAGCTTAGCGACGGTCGACTTACCGCTTCCGATTCCTCCAGTGAGCCCGATTTTTAGCATGGACCCATCCTAGACAACGAAAAAGGCCCCCGAAGGGGCCTTTTCACACGCGCAGACTACCTGCCGGTTTAGTTACCAGCGAGCTTGTCGCGCAGTGCAGCGAGCTGCTCATCAGACGCCAGCGAACCGCCGATGGACTCTTCCGAGTCGGAGGCTGCCGGAGCTGCAGCGTCCGCGGACTCGGAGGAGTAGTTCGACTGGTCCGCACCCTGCTCGGCTGCCTCTGCAGCAGCCGCGCGGTGGCGCTCGATC
Above is a window of Corynebacterium sanguinis DNA encoding:
- the coaE gene encoding dephospho-CoA kinase; its protein translation is MLKIGLTGGIGSGKSTVAKLLREAGYPVVDADQVARDNMEPGSPVLAEVAKAFGDDIVLDDGSLDRAELARRAFSDEERTRTLNAITHPAIRAESDRRFNVLEAQGAAAAVYDMPLLVELGLDEEMDLTIVVDVDPEERVSRLVSSRGLDEQDARNRISRQISDAQRREKADVVIDNNGSLEELKQRVNEVVVRIGKML